From Rubidibacter lacunae KORDI 51-2, a single genomic window includes:
- the ndk gene encoding nucleoside-diphosphate kinase, producing MERTFIMVKPDGVQRGLVGEVIQRLECKGFTLVGLKQLTVSRELAESHYAVHKERPFFKSLVEFITSGPVVASVWEGDGVVASARKLIGATNPLTAEPGTIRGDFGVSIGRNLIHGSDAIETAQSEVALWFEDGELSSWKPSITPWIYED from the coding sequence TTGGAACGCACGTTTATTATGGTCAAGCCCGATGGAGTCCAGCGCGGACTGGTCGGCGAAGTCATCCAGCGTCTGGAGTGCAAAGGCTTCACCCTCGTCGGTCTCAAGCAATTGACGGTCTCGCGCGAGCTTGCCGAGTCCCACTACGCCGTCCATAAAGAGCGGCCTTTCTTCAAAAGTTTGGTCGAATTTATCACGTCCGGTCCGGTCGTCGCGAGCGTTTGGGAAGGAGACGGTGTCGTTGCCTCTGCTCGCAAGCTTATCGGCGCGACGAACCCTCTGACCGCCGAACCAGGCACGATTCGCGGCGACTTCGGTGTAAGCATCGGGCGCAATCTCATTCACGGCTCCGATGCCATCGAAACCGCCCAAAGCGAAGTTGCCCTCTGGTTCGAGGACGGCGAACTGTCTAGCTGGAAGCCAAGCATTACCCCTTGGATCTACGAAGATTAG
- a CDS encoding bifunctional 4-hydroxy-2-oxoglutarate aldolase/2-dehydro-3-deoxy-phosphogluconate aldolase: MTESCWLNTLRARRAIAVVRTADVALCCQQARAAARGGLRLLEIAWTGAETAESIACLRAELPDCIVGTGTIMTTAQLDAAISAGAEFAFAPHADPDMIAAALAAEIPIVPGALTPTEIVAAWQAGASCVKVFPVQAVGGSQYVSSLQGPLGYIPLIPTGGITLDNARAFLAAGAIAIGLSGQLFSPAAVAARDWDAIATRAAALQHNLRPWLA, from the coding sequence ATGACCGAATCCTGCTGGCTGAACACCCTCCGCGCGCGGCGCGCGATCGCGGTCGTGCGAACGGCCGACGTAGCACTGTGCTGCCAGCAAGCGCGGGCGGCCGCCCGTGGCGGACTGCGCCTCCTGGAAATTGCCTGGACGGGTGCGGAGACTGCCGAGTCGATCGCCTGCCTGCGTGCGGAATTGCCCGATTGCATCGTGGGCACCGGCACGATTATGACAACCGCCCAACTCGACGCTGCGATCTCGGCTGGGGCAGAATTTGCGTTTGCTCCCCACGCGGACCCGGATATGATTGCGGCTGCCCTTGCTGCCGAGATTCCGATTGTGCCAGGCGCACTGACGCCGACGGAAATCGTGGCCGCCTGGCAAGCAGGTGCTAGCTGTGTGAAGGTATTTCCGGTGCAAGCAGTGGGTGGCAGTCAGTACGTGAGCAGCCTACAAGGTCCGCTCGGTTACATCCCACTAATCCCGACCGGAGGTATCACCCTTGATAATGCCCGAGCATTTCTCGCTGCCGGCGCGATCGCGATCGGCCTGTCCGGGCAGTTATTTTCACCAGCCGCCGTTGCCGCCCGCGACTGGGACGCAATCGCTACGCGGGCGGCTGCCCTGCAGCACAACTTGAGACCCTGGCTTGCATGA
- a CDS encoding SPOR domain-containing protein, with product MTRHPRLQPARFLFPSPTAVLACAIAVVGSILTSASPAGAQLPPPPPPDGGFTFEPPPASPGTPSYGTPTPAPAPTTRAGIYRVQVPANDSQMLWRVQAVVPNAFVRKGEGIIQAGLFSESVNALQLAQDLSVMGVAAQIVPLNGAPPIASTPFESGLTPPGQLPAPPVPSQPGTSPVAIAPEETARFNPIEGRMFFVTVSASPEEVETVAAAVQAAGAFPCTVQSRELDGEKVVTVGPFPSRSVARAWRGELRDAGLDAEIDKIDI from the coding sequence ATGACCCGTCACCCTCGTTTGCAGCCGGCTCGTTTCCTGTTCCCAAGCCCGACAGCGGTGCTCGCCTGCGCGATCGCTGTCGTCGGTAGCATCCTGACATCGGCCTCCCCTGCCGGCGCACAGCTCCCGCCACCGCCGCCACCCGATGGCGGGTTCACCTTCGAGCCGCCGCCCGCTTCGCCGGGTACCCCAAGTTATGGCACGCCAACTCCGGCACCAGCACCGACGACGCGAGCAGGGATTTACCGAGTGCAGGTGCCGGCCAACGACTCGCAAATGCTGTGGCGCGTCCAGGCAGTCGTCCCCAATGCCTTCGTGCGCAAAGGGGAAGGAATTATTCAAGCCGGATTGTTTTCCGAGTCCGTGAACGCGCTGCAGCTCGCTCAAGATCTCAGCGTTATGGGCGTAGCCGCACAGATCGTGCCGCTAAACGGTGCGCCGCCGATTGCCAGCACCCCCTTCGAGTCGGGCTTGACGCCCCCCGGTCAGTTACCGGCTCCGCCAGTACCATCCCAGCCCGGCACCTCGCCGGTTGCCATCGCGCCTGAAGAAACCGCCCGGTTCAATCCTATTGAAGGCCGCATGTTCTTTGTGACCGTTTCCGCATCGCCTGAAGAAGTGGAGACTGTTGCCGCCGCCGTGCAAGCAGCCGGTGCATTTCCCTGTACGGTGCAGTCGCGGGAACTCGATGGCGAAAAGGTAGTGACTGTGGGTCCGTTTCCATCGCGGTCGGTGGCACGTGCCTGGCGGGGAGAATTACGCGATGCCGGTTTGGACGCCGAGATCGATAAAATCGACATTTAG
- a CDS encoding glycosyltransferase family 4 protein: MTIASTRPPIAPHVALISVHGDPAAAIGGEEAGGQNVYVRQVGESLAARGWQVDLFTRRATQDAKAVVEHGPSCRTIRLPAGPPCFIPRQEIFTHAGEFVAALQQYARREGRRYALLHSNYWISGWVGLQLKHADRMPLVHTYHSLGAVKYRSVSEPPHTTQQRLEIERDCLEQSNCAIATSPQERDDLRSLVSERGRIEIVPCGTDVRRFGSISRLDARAHLGIDPAAKVIFYVGRFDRRKGIETLVRAVRASESFGHIPLRAIIGGGFHPGQADGRERERLGALACELGLEDTLEFSGRISDADLPAYYAAADVCVVPSHYEPFGLVAIEAMACGTPVIASNVGGLKFTVAHEETGLLVPPQDATGFAIALDRVLGNPDWRDRLGAAGRQRVQAEFSWDGVADRLSALYERVIAESSASDLTVSPASAGRM, encoded by the coding sequence ATGACGATTGCATCGACTCGACCTCCCATTGCCCCCCATGTCGCACTGATTTCGGTACACGGCGATCCTGCTGCGGCGATTGGTGGTGAGGAAGCGGGCGGTCAAAACGTTTACGTCCGCCAAGTCGGCGAGTCACTAGCGGCCCGCGGCTGGCAAGTCGATCTGTTCACGCGACGCGCGACGCAGGATGCCAAAGCAGTTGTCGAGCACGGCCCGAGCTGTCGAACGATCCGACTGCCGGCCGGACCGCCTTGCTTTATTCCGCGCCAGGAAATCTTCACCCACGCCGGCGAGTTTGTGGCAGCGCTGCAGCAATACGCCCGGCGCGAAGGCCGCCGCTACGCCCTACTCCACTCCAACTATTGGATTTCCGGTTGGGTCGGCTTGCAGCTTAAGCACGCCGACCGCATGCCGCTGGTGCATACTTACCATTCGCTCGGTGCGGTGAAGTATCGGTCTGTGAGCGAACCGCCGCATACGACCCAGCAGCGCTTGGAGATCGAGCGCGATTGCTTGGAACAGTCAAATTGCGCGATCGCTACGAGTCCGCAAGAGCGCGACGACTTGCGATCGCTGGTCTCGGAGCGCGGTCGCATCGAGATCGTTCCTTGCGGCACGGATGTGCGCCGTTTCGGTTCGATTTCCCGCCTGGATGCGCGCGCGCACCTCGGCATCGACCCGGCTGCGAAGGTGATATTTTATGTCGGGCGCTTTGATCGGCGTAAGGGGATCGAGACCTTGGTGCGGGCGGTCCGAGCCTCGGAGTCTTTCGGGCACATTCCGCTGCGGGCAATTATCGGCGGCGGGTTCCATCCGGGTCAGGCGGACGGCCGCGAGCGCGAGCGTCTGGGAGCACTTGCTTGCGAGCTGGGGTTGGAGGACACCCTAGAATTTTCCGGCCGCATCTCCGACGCCGATCTACCGGCTTACTACGCAGCAGCCGATGTTTGCGTCGTGCCAAGTCATTACGAACCGTTCGGGTTGGTCGCGATCGAAGCCATGGCATGTGGGACGCCGGTCATTGCCAGCAACGTGGGCGGTCTAAAGTTCACTGTCGCTCACGAAGAAACCGGGCTGCTAGTCCCGCCTCAAGACGCGACCGGGTTTGCGATCGCGCTCGATCGTGTGCTGGGCAATCCTGATTGGCGCGATCGCTTGGGAGCAGCCGGACGGCAGCGAGTGCAAGCGGAGTTCAGTTGGGATGGGGTCGCCGATCGGTTGAGCGCTTTGTACGAGCGGGTTATCGCCGAGTCATCGGCTTCCGACCTGACGGTTTCCCCGGCATCGGCCGGTCGAATGTAA
- the mnmA gene encoding tRNA 2-thiouridine(34) synthase MnmA, with the protein METRTRSMSSKKIVVGLSGGVDSSTAAAVLHHQGYDAIGLTLWLMKGKGQCCSEGMVDAASICEQLGIPHHIVDSRDLFQNAIIDYLVSGYGSGTTPLPCSRCNKTVKFGPMLHYAREHFGVDRIATGHYARILYDADRERYQLLRARDRRKDQSYFLYDLSQEMLAGSLFPLGEHDKDATRRLARQYGLSTADKPESQDLCLIEAHGSMQQFLDRYIGQQEGEIVDLDGKVLGRHTGIHHYTVGQRKGLGIAAPEPLYVVALDPPRNRVIVGDRSSASRPDCTMGYLNWVSIPEPSTPLRAQVQVRYRTPPVEAVLVPLEGGRIKLVFDEPQFGITPGQAAVAYDGDVLLGGGLIERPN; encoded by the coding sequence ATAGAAACGCGCACGCGATCCATGAGCAGTAAGAAAATCGTCGTCGGACTGTCGGGCGGCGTAGACAGCTCCACCGCCGCTGCTGTCCTTCATCACCAGGGCTACGACGCGATCGGACTCACGCTTTGGTTGATGAAGGGCAAGGGTCAGTGCTGCTCGGAAGGCATGGTGGATGCTGCCTCTATCTGCGAACAGTTAGGCATTCCCCATCACATCGTCGACAGCCGCGACCTCTTTCAGAACGCAATCATTGATTACCTCGTTTCAGGATACGGAAGCGGGACGACCCCGCTACCCTGCTCGCGATGCAATAAGACGGTAAAATTTGGTCCGATGTTGCATTACGCTCGCGAGCATTTTGGGGTAGATCGCATTGCCACGGGCCATTACGCGCGCATTCTCTACGATGCCGATCGCGAGCGCTACCAACTCCTCCGGGCTCGCGATCGGCGTAAGGATCAGTCGTATTTCCTGTACGACCTGTCCCAGGAGATGCTTGCGGGTTCGCTGTTCCCGCTCGGCGAGCATGATAAGGATGCAACGCGGCGCCTGGCGCGGCAGTACGGTCTCAGCACGGCCGATAAGCCCGAAAGCCAGGATCTGTGTTTGATCGAAGCTCATGGCTCCATGCAGCAGTTTCTCGATCGCTACATAGGCCAGCAGGAAGGCGAAATTGTCGATCTCGACGGTAAGGTGCTCGGCCGTCACACCGGCATCCATCACTACACCGTCGGCCAGCGCAAGGGGTTGGGCATCGCGGCGCCCGAACCGCTTTACGTGGTTGCGCTCGACCCACCGCGAAATCGCGTGATCGTGGGCGATCGCAGCAGTGCTAGCCGCCCGGACTGCACTATGGGCTATTTGAACTGGGTGTCGATTCCAGAACCATCGACCCCGCTGCGAGCGCAGGTCCAGGTCCGCTACCGCACGCCACCTGTGGAAGCGGTATTGGTGCCGCTGGAAGGTGGTCGCATCAAGCTGGTGTTTGACGAACCGCAGTTTGGCATCACACCCGGTCAAGCGGCCGTTGCCTATGATGGCGACGTGCTACTCGGCGGCGGACTCATCGAGCGGCCGAACTGA
- the purU gene encoding formyltetrahydrofolate deformylase, which translates to MSSTLPPTATILVSCPDRRGLVATLSGFIHANNGNIIHADHHTDRVQGVFLTRLEWSMDGFELERKAIEYEFSKLASELEASWQLHFSDSIPRLAIWVSKQEHCLLDLLWRHQSGELRATIPLIISNHRKLEPIAKQFEIDFHYIPIDKTNRGDRERQQLELLHKYDIDLVVLAKYMQILSPAFLAKFSRVINIHHSFLPAFPGAHPYRRAYQRGVKIVGATAHYVTEELDGGPIIDQEVIRVSHRDSEIDLIRKGKDVERIVLSKAVWLHLQNRVLEYNNRTVVFD; encoded by the coding sequence ATGTCTAGCACACTCCCGCCAACAGCAACAATATTAGTTTCCTGTCCGGACAGACGCGGACTGGTTGCCACTCTTTCAGGTTTTATTCATGCCAACAACGGTAATATCATTCATGCCGACCACCATACCGATCGGGTTCAAGGAGTATTTCTCACCCGTCTAGAATGGAGCATGGATGGGTTCGAGCTCGAGCGCAAAGCGATCGAATATGAGTTTTCCAAGCTGGCTTCAGAGCTAGAAGCTAGTTGGCAACTACATTTTTCAGATAGCATTCCTCGACTGGCTATCTGGGTTAGCAAACAAGAGCATTGTCTACTTGATTTGTTATGGCGACATCAATCTGGTGAACTGCGAGCTACCATCCCTTTAATCATCAGCAACCATCGAAAATTAGAACCAATTGCCAAACAGTTTGAAATTGACTTCCATTACATACCCATCGATAAAACAAACAGGGGCGATCGAGAGAGACAACAGCTCGAGCTGCTCCATAAATATGACATTGACTTAGTGGTACTTGCTAAATACATGCAGATCCTCAGTCCTGCATTCCTTGCTAAGTTTTCTAGAGTCATTAATATTCACCACTCATTCCTCCCGGCTTTCCCCGGCGCACACCCTTATCGGCGAGCTTATCAACGCGGCGTCAAAATTGTCGGTGCAACCGCCCATTACGTTACCGAGGAACTTGATGGTGGTCCTATCATCGATCAAGAAGTGATAAGAGTAAGCCACCGCGACTCGGAAATCGACCTGATCAGAAAAGGTAAAGATGTAGAGCGGATTGTTTTATCTAAGGCAGTTTGGCTTCACCTACAGAATCGCGTACTTGAATATAACAATCGTACAGTTGTTTTCGACTGA
- a CDS encoding WD40 repeat domain-containing serine/threonine-protein kinase, translated as MGHCINPQCLQPDNPTEQSLCLTCRASLLLTGRDRLQRLLGRAGCGSVYAIGHRGTARVLKVLHDRTPIALQLFEQEARVLQQLQHPGLPRLDPDGYFIYAHGNDLPDMHCLEMEKIEGAELECYAIRHIMRPSSQRSAQRWLQQSTAILHAAPSKQYLHRGIKPPNIILLPTAQHVSIGFGTDRELTQTYLGKAAGRRITGILTPGYTPTEKANVRAVPQSDYFLLGRTIIFLFAGQPPDVLPEARRRSLRWRDCVPQLDAAAFANPIDDAIAPFPEDRPQHAIELLERPNGIEPDTLPAHEIDLDRPPARDAVNGGASDPTWPERDRRNTRLLQMLLTAVGSAGKPLSACSKNLRGAALAPYSAPDIPPDIASGAVAACDNLAARLAVQLRRLRWLTAGALALTATLVALIGTLAWERRTASAPVADATPAIPTVSQGEFARTFAIEQAFSAHDDLVSALAFVPDSELLVSGSWDGTVRLWDLESGRHRAVLTAPGRDINTVAIAPDGRIVASGGQNLQVWERASGRLRYGSAEHRQWVRALAFDPSGTRLLSAGDDNRAFVWDVLGGERLATRELHAFDVNALSIASQCRCFASASDDNSVRVWDWHDWERDRLFQFDHGDDVSTIAIAPDGRWLVSGSRDDTVAVWDLRTGERRWSRRAHADDVTALAIAPDGTWFVTSGDDGALRVWDLATGMLLAVPSSGAVESKGSNRALGSNAWVRAVALSADGTRLASGSADGTIRVWRIR; from the coding sequence ATGGGCCATTGCATCAATCCGCAATGCTTGCAGCCGGACAATCCGACCGAGCAGTCGTTGTGCCTGACCTGCCGCGCGTCGCTGCTGTTGACAGGGCGCGATCGCCTCCAACGCTTGCTCGGTCGTGCCGGCTGCGGCTCGGTGTATGCGATTGGCCACCGTGGCACCGCACGCGTTCTGAAAGTCCTGCATGATAGGACGCCTATAGCCTTGCAGCTATTCGAGCAGGAAGCACGCGTCCTGCAGCAACTGCAGCATCCTGGCTTACCGCGTCTCGACCCCGACGGTTACTTCATTTATGCTCACGGCAACGACTTGCCCGATATGCATTGTTTAGAGATGGAGAAAATCGAGGGCGCCGAACTTGAGTGCTATGCAATCCGGCACATTATGAGACCGAGCTCGCAACGCTCCGCCCAACGGTGGCTGCAACAGTCGACAGCAATTCTCCACGCCGCTCCCTCCAAGCAATATTTACATCGCGGCATCAAACCGCCCAATATTATCCTGCTTCCAACCGCTCAGCATGTCTCGATCGGCTTCGGCACTGACCGCGAGCTTACTCAGACCTATTTGGGCAAAGCCGCTGGACGGCGCATAACGGGGATTCTTACGCCCGGTTACACGCCGACCGAAAAAGCTAACGTCAGAGCCGTTCCCCAATCCGACTATTTCCTGCTCGGGCGGACGATCATCTTTTTGTTCGCCGGCCAACCGCCTGACGTACTGCCTGAAGCCCGACGCAGGAGCCTCCGCTGGCGCGATTGCGTCCCGCAGTTGGATGCTGCTGCTTTTGCCAATCCGATCGACGACGCGATCGCGCCGTTTCCAGAGGACCGGCCGCAACACGCGATCGAGCTACTAGAACGCCCCAACGGCATCGAGCCGGATACGCTGCCTGCTCATGAGATCGATCTCGACCGCCCGCCTGCTCGCGATGCTGTCAATGGGGGAGCTTCTGACCCAACATGGCCCGAGCGGGATCGCCGCAACACCCGTCTCCTGCAAATGCTCTTGACTGCAGTCGGCTCGGCCGGCAAACCTTTGTCAGCGTGCTCAAAAAATCTCCGCGGTGCTGCCCTCGCTCCATATAGTGCCCCTGATATTCCTCCCGATATTGCCTCTGGTGCTGTTGCTGCCTGCGACAACCTTGCCGCGCGGCTGGCCGTCCAACTACGCCGGCTGCGCTGGCTGACTGCCGGCGCGCTCGCGCTGACCGCAACGCTAGTAGCTCTGATCGGCACGCTAGCTTGGGAGCGTCGAACCGCGAGCGCACCCGTTGCAGATGCTACACCGGCAATTCCTACTGTTTCCCAAGGTGAATTCGCGCGGACCTTTGCAATCGAGCAAGCCTTTAGCGCCCATGACGATCTTGTAAGTGCTTTGGCGTTCGTGCCGGATAGCGAACTGCTGGTAAGCGGGAGTTGGGACGGCACGGTGCGCTTGTGGGACCTCGAGAGCGGCCGGCACCGCGCCGTGCTAACCGCGCCCGGACGGGATATCAATACGGTCGCGATCGCCCCGGACGGCCGGATCGTTGCCAGCGGCGGGCAAAATTTGCAGGTGTGGGAGCGCGCCTCCGGTCGGCTGCGTTACGGCAGTGCGGAGCACCGCCAATGGGTGCGTGCCTTAGCCTTCGACCCCTCCGGCACGCGCCTGCTGAGCGCGGGCGACGACAACCGAGCGTTCGTGTGGGACGTGCTCGGCGGCGAACGCCTGGCGACGCGCGAACTGCACGCATTTGATGTTAACGCCCTCTCGATCGCCTCACAGTGCCGTTGTTTTGCCAGTGCTAGCGACGACAATAGCGTGCGCGTGTGGGACTGGCACGATTGGGAACGAGACCGCCTGTTTCAGTTCGACCACGGCGATGATGTCAGCACGATCGCGATCGCGCCGGACGGACGCTGGTTGGTCAGCGGCAGCCGCGACGATACAGTGGCAGTTTGGGACTTGCGGACGGGCGAACGGCGCTGGTCTCGACGAGCACATGCCGACGACGTTACGGCCCTCGCGATCGCCCCGGACGGGACTTGGTTTGTAACTAGCGGCGACGATGGAGCGCTGCGCGTCTGGGATCTGGCAACAGGAATGTTACTAGCCGTTCCGAGCAGCGGTGCTGTTGAGAGTAAAGGGAGCAACCGCGCGCTCGGCAGCAATGCTTGGGTTCGAGCCGTTGCCCTGAGTGCTGATGGCACGCGCCTAGCCAGCGGCAGCGCCGATGGCACTATTCGCGTCTGGCGCATCCGGTAA
- a CDS encoding ABC transporter substrate-binding protein, translating into MTRFFLSSKPPAAFSAAAIALSAGLLAAACQTNTPTDSEPEAGSTETPEANASADEGGDSSDSEPLKLGSLLPTTGDLASIGQNMPIAVDLAVKTINACGGVNGQEVILIQEDSQTDPNAGAAAMSKLVEVDKVAGVVGAFASSVSSAAVDTAVRNEVLFISPGSTSPVFSQRAEAGEFNGYWARTAPPDTYQAAALAKLASERGFETAATVAINNDYGVGFEQVFVESFQEAGGEVVNSDSPVRYDPKATTFDTEAAAAFGEAPEAVLGVLYAETGSLLLKSAFEQGLTKDITVLLTDGVYSPDFVKSVGKGAGGSSVLGGDIEVLGTVPGADGQALESLTTLWAEDTGKELTAFVPHSWDAAILLMLAAQAAGENTGPGIQANLQAVANEPGQEVSDVCEAMELLRNGEEINYQGASGDIELDDNGDTVGAYDVWTVSEDGSLETIGTVNPGS; encoded by the coding sequence ATGACTCGATTTTTCCTCTCGTCAAAGCCCCCAGCTGCCTTCTCTGCAGCTGCGATCGCGCTGTCGGCAGGGCTCTTGGCAGCAGCCTGCCAGACCAATACTCCAACGGATAGCGAGCCCGAAGCAGGTAGCACCGAAACCCCTGAAGCAAATGCTTCTGCCGACGAGGGAGGCGACAGCTCAGACAGCGAGCCGCTCAAGCTCGGTTCGCTGCTCCCGACTACGGGCGATTTGGCATCCATCGGGCAAAACATGCCGATCGCGGTCGACCTTGCAGTCAAAACGATCAATGCCTGTGGTGGCGTCAACGGTCAGGAAGTCATCCTCATCCAGGAAGACAGCCAGACGGACCCAAACGCCGGTGCGGCAGCCATGTCCAAACTCGTCGAAGTCGATAAGGTGGCCGGTGTCGTCGGAGCATTTGCTAGCAGCGTCTCCAGTGCCGCAGTAGATACGGCCGTGCGGAACGAAGTCCTGTTTATTTCACCCGGCAGCACCAGCCCGGTCTTCAGCCAGCGCGCGGAAGCTGGCGAATTCAATGGCTATTGGGCGCGTACCGCCCCGCCGGATACCTATCAAGCAGCAGCACTAGCAAAATTGGCCAGCGAGCGCGGTTTCGAAACGGCAGCCACGGTCGCGATCAACAACGACTACGGTGTCGGCTTCGAGCAGGTGTTCGTCGAGTCCTTCCAGGAAGCTGGTGGCGAAGTGGTCAACAGCGACAGCCCCGTTCGCTACGATCCGAAAGCAACGACCTTCGATACGGAAGCAGCGGCGGCCTTCGGCGAAGCGCCAGAAGCAGTTCTGGGCGTGTTATACGCAGAGACTGGCAGCCTGTTGCTGAAGTCAGCCTTCGAGCAAGGTTTGACTAAAGACATTACAGTCTTGTTGACGGATGGCGTATATTCTCCGGATTTTGTGAAATCAGTCGGAAAGGGGGCGGGCGGCTCATCTGTGCTCGGGGGCGACATCGAGGTGTTGGGAACGGTACCCGGAGCCGACGGTCAAGCGCTGGAGAGCCTGACGACACTCTGGGCCGAGGATACGGGTAAGGAGCTAACGGCATTTGTCCCGCACTCCTGGGATGCTGCAATACTATTGATGCTGGCTGCACAAGCCGCAGGTGAGAACACGGGTCCGGGTATCCAAGCCAACCTGCAGGCCGTGGCAAATGAGCCGGGTCAAGAGGTGAGCGACGTCTGCGAGGCTATGGAGCTACTGCGTAATGGCGAAGAGATTAACTATCAAGGTGCCAGTGGCGACATCGAACTCGACGATAACGGCGACACAGTCGGCGCGTATGATGTCTGGACGGTGAGCGAAGACGGCTCCCTGGAGACGATTGGCACTGTGAACCCGGGTAGCTAG
- a CDS encoding tetratricopeptide repeat protein, whose product MRSAPFGVIEERVSKVLVEVEPRERSVTIGERLPGIKQLLRLIFATCLLALTLTIDVAIAPPWLATEAVVPPAAGEIAARNHLCLQQLEAGNYREAISDCTAVIAIAPDDAAARLHRGLARYRLSDHQEAIADFEIASASAAHRLPALYNRGLAYSALGDSDRALFDLSQALDFAARNSMPSRGERAAILTDRGIVYWQLGRYEQARQDFTNAIALDRGSSRALYNRGCICHLLADYRAAVSDLTRAIPHASDRAPIYVARGLARHRLGDDEAALGDLQRGAIAYRDSGRQEASDRVLELIRQLELANHWVAVG is encoded by the coding sequence TTGCGTTCCGCACCCTTTGGGGTTATTGAAGAACGTGTCAGCAAGGTGCTTGTGGAAGTAGAGCCTCGCGAACGTTCGGTCACCATTGGCGAACGCCTACCAGGAATAAAGCAATTGTTGCGCTTGATTTTCGCTACTTGCTTACTAGCGCTAACCTTAACAATCGATGTTGCGATCGCACCCCCGTGGCTAGCAACTGAGGCAGTTGTTCCTCCAGCTGCAGGCGAGATTGCCGCGCGCAATCACCTTTGCCTGCAGCAGTTGGAGGCCGGAAACTACCGCGAAGCGATCTCTGACTGTACTGCCGTCATTGCGATTGCCCCCGACGACGCCGCCGCGCGTTTACATCGCGGCTTGGCTCGTTATCGGTTGAGCGACCATCAAGAGGCGATCGCGGACTTTGAGATCGCGAGCGCCAGCGCAGCTCACCGCTTGCCAGCCCTTTACAACCGGGGGTTGGCTTACTCGGCTTTGGGCGACAGCGATCGGGCTCTATTCGATTTGTCGCAGGCCCTAGACTTCGCCGCGCGCAACAGTATGCCAAGTCGCGGAGAGCGCGCGGCAATTTTGACCGATCGCGGCATCGTTTACTGGCAACTCGGGCGCTACGAGCAAGCCCGGCAAGACTTCACCAACGCGATCGCTCTCGACCGCGGGAGTTCCCGCGCGCTTTACAACCGCGGCTGCATTTGTCATTTGCTTGCCGACTATCGGGCAGCGGTTTCCGACTTAACTCGCGCCATACCCCACGCCTCCGATCGTGCCCCAATCTACGTCGCACGCGGACTTGCCCGCCACCGCCTCGGTGACGACGAGGCCGCGCTCGGGGACCTACAGCGTGGCGCGATCGCCTATCGCGACAGCGGTCGCCAAGAAGCAAGCGATCGCGTTTTGGAACTGATCCGCCAGCTCGAGCTCGCGAACCACTGGGTAGCAGTAGGTTAG